The DNA region CCATGGACCTCTTGGCGAGCACCAGCCGCCGCGCCATCGCGTTCGCGATCGACCTCGTGTTCCTCGGCGCCCTCGTCTTCGGGTACGCGCTCCTGCTCTCGCCGCGCCAGCCCATCATGAGCATGATCCTCGTCGTTCTCGCCCCTCATATTGTATTGGCCTATTTCACCCTGCCGGAGTGGCTCGTCCATACCTCCGTAGGCAAATGGATCATGGGGCTGATGGTCTGCCACGAGGATGGCACAGTCGCTTCGCTATCGACGGCCGTGGTGAGAAATGTCTGGCTGCCCTTCGACATCACCCCATGGGGCTTTTTCACGAGTCTCATGAACGTGAGGAAACAGAGGCCGGGCGACGCAGCCGCAGGCTCACTCGTGGTGAAGGCGTCCCGCGAATGGCACGGAGCCATCGCGCTCTGCATTATGGTCCTTATGACGGCCGTCTTCATCTATGCCGGCCTTATGAATCGTCAGAGCTTTCTGCACGCCGATTTCGAGGTGAACTTTCTGCCGGCCATAGACATCAGGAGCGGCGCACAGACCGTGGAAGAAGTAAGAGACGCAAGCTTCGGAATGAAGGACTTCGCGTTCGCCGCCGGCAACGCGACCGCCATCAGGAAACCCTCCATATTCCAGCCCGGCGAGGCACTCTTCATGGTCTTCAGCGTCGGCGGATACAAGGTCGTCGAAGGCGAAGTCTGGATACAGGAGGATGTGGACATCCGCTATCCTGACGGATCGCTCGGGCTCAAATTGGAGAACATAAACGACGTCAAGCAGAAGACCGACAAAGGAGGGTTGATACGCTTTGAAAACAACGTGGCGCTCCCCGACAGTTCGCTCCCCGGCCGATACACTGTGACGATAACCCTGAGGGATAAGAATGCGAAGCGCGAGATCAAGGAACAGCGCTTCTTCTATATCACACCCCCCGAGGGGGCCGGACCGGCTCAGCCGCCTGCAGCCGCCCCGCAGCCCGGCACGATGGAAGAAGAAAAACCTATACCACAACCATCTGATATCGCAGAATAATTCGCTGTTTTTATCGC from bacterium includes:
- a CDS encoding RDD family protein; this translates as RGGAKAEPDTDIDAGAPTIADLKDRFAAFLIDASLLYVIYWLFSIPFRLIAIGSAAGPVPAVGLNGLIFHGIFLFIALLWFVIFEFAFGGSIGKLACHLTVRKSDGSPLTIGSAILRTLLLPLDLLLSPILIPIACMEWTQWHRRLGDMAAGTLVIRTFARPPRRFALSMDLLASTSRRAIAFAIDLVFLGALVFGYALLLSPRQPIMSMILVVLAPHIVLAYFTLPEWLVHTSVGKWIMGLMVCHEDGTVASLSTAVVRNVWLPFDITPWGFFTSLMNVRKQRPGDAAAGSLVVKASREWHGAIALCIMVLMTAVFIYAGLMNRQSFLHADFEVNFLPAIDIRSGAQTVEEVRDASFGMKDFAFAAGNATAIRKPSIFQPGEALFMVFSVGGYKVVEGEVWIQEDVDIRYPDGSLGLKLENINDVKQKTDKGGLIRFENNVALPDSSLPGRYTVTITLRDKNAKREIKEQRFFYITPPEGAGPAQPPAAAPQPGTMEEEKPIPQPSDIAE